The proteins below come from a single Parageobacillus thermoglucosidasius genomic window:
- the rnz gene encoding ribonuclease Z — MELLFLGTGAGVPAKERNVSSVALQLLEERGATWLFDCGEATQHQILHTSIRPRRIEKIFITHLHGDHIFGLPGLLGSRSFQGGETPLTVYGPKGIQAFIETSLSVSSTRLKYDLQIVEIEEGIIFEDERFLVTAKQLDHGILSYGFRVVEKDLPGTLLVDKLQALGIRPGPIYQQIKLGKMVQLEDGTVIDGRHFVGPPQKGRIVAILGDTRYCEASVELAAEADVLVHEATFAREDSALAHDYFHSTTAQAAEVAKRARAKKLILTHISSRYQGELSEKLLHEARELFPNTELAFDFSSFIIPRKK; from the coding sequence TTGGAATTATTGTTTTTAGGCACAGGAGCTGGAGTCCCGGCAAAAGAACGAAACGTGTCGTCGGTCGCGCTCCAGCTGTTAGAGGAGCGCGGGGCAACGTGGCTGTTTGATTGCGGAGAGGCGACACAGCATCAAATTTTACATACGTCCATCCGTCCGCGACGAATTGAAAAAATTTTTATCACTCACCTTCACGGTGACCATATTTTTGGATTGCCAGGACTGCTCGGGAGCCGCTCATTTCAGGGAGGGGAAACGCCGTTAACCGTATATGGGCCGAAAGGAATTCAAGCATTTATTGAAACATCGCTTTCGGTAAGTTCCACGCGGCTGAAATACGATTTGCAAATCGTTGAAATCGAGGAAGGGATTATTTTTGAGGACGAACGATTTCTTGTGACGGCGAAACAGCTGGACCATGGCATTCTTTCCTACGGTTTCCGCGTTGTGGAAAAAGATTTGCCAGGGACTCTTTTAGTAGATAAATTGCAGGCGCTTGGGATTCGCCCCGGCCCTATTTACCAGCAAATCAAACTTGGGAAAATGGTGCAGCTAGAAGACGGAACGGTCATTGATGGGCGCCATTTTGTCGGTCCGCCGCAAAAAGGGAGAATTGTCGCAATCCTTGGCGATACACGCTATTGCGAGGCAAGCGTCGAGCTGGCGGCAGAGGCGGATGTGCTCGTCCATGAAGCGACATTTGCGCGAGAAGACAGCGCCTTGGCGCACGATTATTTTCATTCTACCACTGCACAAGCGGCGGAAGTGGCGAAACGCGCCAGAGCGAAAAAATTGATTCTCACTCATATCAGCTCTCGCTATCAGGGAGAGTTAAGCGAAAAACTGCTGCACGAGGCAAGGGAGCTGTTTCCGAACACAGAATTGGCATTTGATTTTTCCTCGTTTATCATCCCAAGAAAAAAATAA
- a CDS encoding YqzH family protein encodes MDEKWLTKLIRNCLRQYGYDAESLPLTDLEWKQLREKILSAKTTDEEMDMYEIVNDVVYEYITK; translated from the coding sequence ATGGATGAAAAATGGCTAACAAAACTTATTCGCAATTGCTTGCGGCAATATGGCTATGATGCGGAATCGCTTCCGCTTACCGATTTGGAATGGAAACAGCTGCGTGAAAAAATTTTATCCGCAAAAACAACCGATGAAGAAATGGACATGTATGAAATTGTCAATGATGTCGTTTACGAATATATAACGAAATAA
- the namA gene encoding NADPH dehydrogenase NamA, which yields METKLFSPYTIRGVTLKNRIVMSPMCMYSCDTEDGKVRNWHKIHYPARAVGQVGLIILEATAVTAQGRISSRDLGIWSDEHVDGLRELVSLVKEHGAKIGIQLAHAGRKSEVDGEIIAPSAIPFSDQARTPKEMTKADIEETIQAFQNGARRAKEAGFDIIEIHAAHGYLINEFLSPLANKRKDEYGGSPENRYRFLGEVINAVKEVWDGPLFVRISASDYHPEGLTVQDYVPYAKRMKKQGVDLIDVSSGAVVPAKINVYPGYQVPFAETIRREAEIATGAVGLITSGWQAEEILCNGRADLVFLARELLRNPYWPYAAAKELGTTIPAPVQYERGWLF from the coding sequence ATGGAAACGAAGCTTTTTTCGCCGTACACGATACGCGGAGTCACGCTCAAAAACCGGATCGTCATGTCTCCGATGTGTATGTATTCTTGCGACACAGAAGATGGGAAAGTGCGGAACTGGCACAAAATTCACTATCCAGCGCGCGCTGTCGGCCAAGTCGGTCTCATTATTTTGGAAGCAACTGCTGTTACTGCCCAAGGAAGAATTTCATCGCGCGACTTAGGCATTTGGAGCGATGAACATGTCGACGGATTGCGCGAACTCGTTTCGCTCGTCAAAGAACATGGGGCGAAAATCGGCATCCAGCTTGCCCATGCCGGACGCAAATCGGAAGTGGACGGAGAAATCATCGCACCTTCGGCAATTCCGTTCAGTGATCAAGCACGCACTCCAAAAGAAATGACGAAAGCAGACATTGAAGAAACGATTCAAGCGTTCCAAAACGGTGCGCGCCGCGCTAAAGAAGCAGGTTTTGACATCATCGAAATTCATGCTGCCCACGGCTATTTAATTAACGAGTTTTTGTCGCCGTTAGCAAACAAGCGGAAAGACGAATATGGCGGTTCTCCAGAAAACCGCTACCGCTTCTTAGGCGAAGTGATCAATGCAGTAAAAGAAGTATGGGATGGGCCGCTTTTTGTGCGCATTTCCGCTTCTGATTACCATCCGGAAGGCTTGACAGTCCAAGATTACGTCCCATATGCGAAACGCATGAAAAAACAAGGGGTCGACCTTATCGACGTCAGTTCTGGTGCGGTCGTTCCGGCCAAAATCAACGTATATCCTGGCTACCAAGTTCCGTTTGCAGAAACGATTCGCCGCGAAGCAGAAATCGCGACTGGGGCGGTCGGCTTAATTACTTCCGGATGGCAGGCTGAAGAAATTTTGTGCAACGGGCGCGCCGATTTAGTGTTTCTCGCCCGTGAGCTATTGCGCAATCCATATTGGCCATACGCCGCCGCAAAAGAATTGGGAACGACGATCCCTGCCCCAGTGCAATATGAACGAGGATGGCTTTTTTAA
- the proI gene encoding pyrroline-5-carboxylate reductase ProI: MKQETIITFIGAGSMAEALISGMTKTLYRPEQIIVTNRCNQKRLEYMQKTYGVRTETNKEKAVKEADVVILAMKPKDAAESIASIAPAVGEHQLIISVLAGVTTETIVSLIGKNVAVVRAMPNTSAAIGQSATAISQGRFAAETHVATAKTLFETVGIVTVVPEHDLHAVTGLSGSGPAYVYYLVEAMEKAAEEIGLDRTVAKKLILQTIIGAAQMLQTTNKHPSVLRKEVTSPGGTTEAGIQVLERYRYQEAVIACIKRATERSEELGKELISSSFSHTTAPLR, encoded by the coding sequence ATGAAACAGGAAACGATCATTACATTTATCGGCGCCGGCTCGATGGCAGAAGCGCTTATTTCCGGAATGACAAAAACGTTGTACCGGCCTGAACAAATTATTGTGACAAACCGTTGCAATCAAAAACGGCTCGAATATATGCAAAAAACATACGGAGTCCGGACCGAAACAAACAAAGAAAAAGCAGTAAAAGAAGCAGATGTTGTCATTTTAGCGATGAAGCCGAAAGACGCGGCAGAAAGCATTGCTTCCATCGCGCCGGCGGTTGGCGAACACCAGCTAATCATTTCCGTGCTTGCTGGCGTGACGACAGAAACGATCGTCTCGCTCATTGGAAAAAATGTCGCGGTCGTCCGCGCCATGCCAAACACATCGGCGGCAATCGGCCAGTCTGCCACCGCTATCTCCCAAGGCCGTTTTGCAGCGGAAACACATGTCGCCACCGCCAAAACGTTGTTTGAGACAGTCGGCATTGTCACAGTCGTTCCCGAACATGATTTACATGCCGTCACAGGGCTTTCCGGAAGCGGGCCGGCATATGTGTATTATTTAGTGGAAGCGATGGAAAAAGCGGCGGAAGAAATTGGGCTTGACCGCACTGTCGCCAAAAAATTGATTTTGCAAACGATCATCGGTGCAGCGCAAATGCTGCAAACGACCAACAAACACCCTTCCGTTTTGCGCAAAGAGGTGACCAGTCCCGGCGGAACGACGGAGGCAGGCATCCAAGTGCTAGAGCGCTACCGCTACCAAGAAGCGGTCATTGCTTGCATCAAACGGGCGACGGAGCGCTCGGAAGAGTTGGGCAAAGAACTTATTTCTTCGTCCTTTTCACACACTACCGCTCCATTGCGCTGA
- a CDS encoding iron-sulfur cluster biosynthesis family protein encodes MKIIFTDRAIEQLTPILTETKRMLKLKYDTDGCGCLVNGVIALSLVDEADDDDIAVDTNFVPVFVEKSRLVFYDDTMTIDIVEGGGCFQLKSPGQILSPRMPLVKVSEPCER; translated from the coding sequence GTGAAGATTATATTTACGGATAGGGCGATCGAACAGCTTACCCCTATTTTAACGGAAACGAAGAGAATGTTAAAGCTGAAATACGACACGGATGGCTGTGGATGCCTTGTCAACGGTGTCATTGCATTATCGTTAGTTGATGAGGCAGATGATGACGATATAGCAGTTGATACGAATTTCGTTCCTGTTTTTGTTGAAAAATCCCGCCTTGTCTTTTATGACGACACGATGACGATTGACATTGTGGAAGGGGGCGGCTGTTTTCAATTGAAAAGTCCCGGGCAAATTTTAAGTCCCCGCATGCCGCTTGTCAAAGTGAGTGAGCCATGTGAACGATAA
- a CDS encoding MBL fold metallo-hydrolase → MKEHVYRIVVPTPFPVGNVNMYLIKGDSLTLIDAGVKTKEAWHSFQQQLRQIGYAPSDIDQVVITHHHPDHVGLLDYLPDSLPVIGHWKADRWVRQDEAFFQQHQRFFEQFLLECGVDRLFLAELSHLRGSLRYACRRPLTATIKEGDSLPGLPHWKVIETPGHAQSHVVFYRETDGAMIGGDHLLLHISPNPMMEPPFPGEMERPKPLVQYNASLLKMRDYDISFVMTGHGEDVTDVSALIEKRLRKQRERAEQVLDMLKQKPHTVFQICQKLFPAVYQKELMLTMSETIGQLDYLEENGAVRKKKENDYYVYEAVEGSICG, encoded by the coding sequence ATGAAGGAGCATGTTTATCGCATCGTTGTCCCAACGCCGTTTCCGGTTGGGAATGTAAACATGTACTTGATTAAAGGGGACAGCTTGACGCTGATCGATGCCGGAGTAAAAACAAAAGAGGCGTGGCATTCATTTCAACAGCAGCTTCGTCAAATTGGGTACGCTCCTTCTGACATCGATCAAGTGGTCATCACCCATCATCATCCTGATCATGTCGGTTTGCTTGATTATTTGCCAGACAGTTTGCCGGTCATTGGCCATTGGAAAGCGGACCGCTGGGTTCGCCAAGATGAAGCGTTTTTTCAACAACATCAGCGATTTTTTGAACAGTTTTTGTTGGAGTGCGGCGTCGATCGTTTGTTTCTCGCTGAGCTTTCCCATTTGCGCGGTTCGCTCCGCTATGCATGCCGGCGTCCGCTTACCGCGACGATCAAAGAAGGCGATTCGCTTCCGGGGTTGCCGCATTGGAAAGTGATTGAAACACCAGGGCATGCGCAAAGCCATGTTGTGTTTTACCGCGAAACGGACGGTGCGATGATTGGCGGAGATCATTTACTTTTACATATTTCTCCGAATCCGATGATGGAACCGCCTTTCCCAGGGGAGATGGAACGCCCGAAACCGTTGGTGCAGTATAACGCTTCATTGCTGAAAATGCGTGATTACGACATTTCGTTCGTGATGACTGGGCATGGAGAAGATGTGACGGACGTATCTGCGTTGATTGAAAAACGCCTTCGTAAACAACGGGAACGCGCCGAGCAAGTGCTCGATATGCTTAAGCAAAAGCCGCATACCGTATTTCAAATTTGCCAAAAGCTATTTCCTGCTGTATATCAGAAAGAGCTGATGTTAACGATGTCTGAAACGATAGGGCAGCTCGATTATTTAGAAGAAAACGGTGCGGTCCGCAAGAAAAAAGAAAACGACTATTATGTGTATGAAGCAGTGGAGGGATCTATTTGCGGATAG
- a CDS encoding SDR family NAD(P)-dependent oxidoreductase, producing MRIEGKHIVITGASGGIGEQIAYEAARQKALPVLLARNEEKLKQVAREIERAYHISPRYYRLDVSDTDAVEAVFQQLFRDIQTVDVLVNNAGFGVFRNVEDIDLEEMKDMFAVNVFGLIACTKIVYVHMKKRRSGHIINIASQAGKLATPKSSVYAATKHAVLGFTNSLRMEAEQYGIFVTAVNPGPIRTNFFHVADQSGEYVKNVERWMLSPEKVAKRVVSVMMTPTREINMPRWMNVGSQLHHLFPSVVERVGKRAFFKK from the coding sequence TTGCGGATAGAAGGAAAACATATCGTCATTACTGGAGCGTCCGGCGGCATCGGGGAACAAATCGCTTATGAAGCGGCACGGCAAAAAGCGCTCCCCGTGTTGCTCGCCAGAAACGAAGAAAAGCTGAAACAGGTGGCGCGGGAGATTGAACGGGCCTATCATATTTCGCCGCGTTATTACCGGCTCGACGTGAGCGATACAGATGCGGTGGAAGCGGTGTTTCAGCAGTTATTCCGCGATATTCAGACGGTGGACGTATTGGTGAATAACGCCGGTTTTGGCGTGTTTCGCAATGTGGAAGACATTGATCTTGAGGAAATGAAGGATATGTTTGCTGTGAATGTGTTCGGTTTAATCGCTTGTACAAAAATAGTGTATGTACATATGAAAAAAAGGCGGAGCGGCCACATTATTAACATCGCTTCACAAGCAGGAAAGTTAGCAACGCCGAAATCAAGCGTATATGCCGCTACGAAGCACGCGGTGCTTGGGTTTACGAACAGCTTGCGGATGGAAGCGGAACAATATGGGATTTTTGTGACGGCTGTGAATCCGGGACCGATTCGGACGAATTTTTTTCATGTCGCCGACCAGTCAGGAGAATACGTAAAAAATGTGGAACGATGGATGCTTTCGCCGGAAAAAGTGGCCAAACGGGTTGTTTCGGTTATGATGACGCCGACAAGGGAAATAAATATGCCGCGCTGGATGAATGTCGGCAGTCAGCTTCATCATTTGTTCCCGTCAGTTGTCGAGAGAGTGGGAAAACGCGCGTTTTTCAAAAAATAA